A part of Rhinolophus ferrumequinum isolate MPI-CBG mRhiFer1 chromosome 11, mRhiFer1_v1.p, whole genome shotgun sequence genomic DNA contains:
- the RAD9A gene encoding cell cycle checkpoint control protein RAD9A, whose translation MKCLVTGGNVKVLGKAVHSLSRIGDELYLEPLEDGLSLRTVNSSRSAYACFLFAPLFFQLYQAATPGQDPLRCKILMKSFLSVFRSLVMLEKTVEKCCISLNGRSSLLVVQLHCKYGVRKTHNLSFQDCESLQAVFDPASCAHMLRAPAKVLGEAILPFPLALAEVTLGIGRGHRVILRSYQEEEADSTVKAMVTEMSIGAEDFQQLQAQEGVAITFCLKEFRGLLSFAESANLSLSIHFDAPGRPAIFTITDSLLDAHFVLATLSEPSLNSQDLRSPELCRQAPQLQAHSTCHLDDFANDDIDSYMIAMETTVGSEGSRTLPSISLSPGLQPHCNSGPQSEEEDEAEPSTVPGTPPPKKFRSLFFGSILAPAHSPQGPSPVLAEDSEGEG comes from the exons ATGAAGTGTCTAGTCACGGGCGGCAACGTGAAGG TGCTCGGCAAGGCGGTCCACTCTCTATCCCGTATCGGGGACGAGCTCTACCTGGAGCCCCTGGAAGACGGG CTCTCTCTCCGGACTGTGAACTCCTCTCGCTCCGCCTATGCCTGCTTCCTCTTTGCCCCACTCTTCTTCCAGCTGTACCAGGCGGCCACCCCTGGTCAGGACCCACTGCGCTGTAAGATCCTGATGAAG TCGTTCCTGTCCGTCTTCCGCTCGCTGGTGATGCTGGAGAAGACAGTGGAGAAATGCTGCATCTCCCTAAATGGCAGGAGCAGCCTCCTGGTGGTCCAGCTGCACTGCAAATACG GGGTGAGGAAGACTCACAACCTGTCCTTCCAGGACTGCGAGTCCCTGCAGGCTGTCTTTGACCCAGCCTCGTGCGCCCACATGCTCCGGGCCCCAGCAAA GGTTCTGGGGGAGGCTATTCTGCCCTTCCCCCTTGCACTGGCCGAAGTGACTCTGGGCATTGGCCGTGGCCACAGGGTCATCCTGCGCAGCTaccaggaggaagaggcag ACAGCACCGTCAAAGCCATGGTGACCGAGATGAGCATCGGGGCGGAAGATTTCCAGCAGTTGCAGGCCCAAGAAGGCGTGGCCATCACTTTCTGCCTTAAAGAATTCCGG GGGCTCCTGAGCTTCGCAGAATCAGCAAACTTGTCTCTTAGCATTCACTTCGATGCTCCAGGCAG GCCAGCCATCTTCACCATCACGGACTCTCTGCTGGACGCCCACTTTGTCCTGGCCACACTCTCGGAGCCGTCCCTGAACTCCCAGGACCTGCGTTCCCCAGAGCTCTGCCGGCAGGCGCCTCAGCTCCAGGCTCACAG CACATGCCACCTGGACGACTTTGCCAATGACGACATTGACTCTTACATGATCGCCATGGAAACCACGGTGGGCAGCGAGGGTTCACGGACACTCCCCTCCATTTCCCTCTCACCCGGCCTCCAGCCCCACTGTAACTCTGGCCCCCAATCGGAGGAAGAAGATGAAGCTGAGCCCAGTACAGTACCTGGGACCCCCCCACCAAAGAAG TTCCGGTCACTGTTCTTTGGCTCCATCCTGGCCCCGGCACACTCGCCCCAGGGCCCCAGCCCTGTGCTGGCTGAAGACAGTGAGGGTGAAGGCTGA